From Eptesicus fuscus isolate TK198812 chromosome 13, DD_ASM_mEF_20220401, whole genome shotgun sequence, the proteins below share one genomic window:
- the LOC103302267 gene encoding olfactory receptor 5AP2 — MIRYMKEVQGRNQTEVTEFILLGLSDNPDLQVVLFGLFLLIYMTTMVGNLGMIALIKVDPHLHTPMYFFLSSLSFVDASYSSSVTPKMLVNLVAENKAISFNGCAAQFYFFGSFLGTECFLLAMMAYDRYAAIWNPLLYPVLMSGRICFLLVATSFLAGFGNAAIHTGMTFRLSFCGSNRINHFYCDTPPLLKLSCSDTHVNGIVIMAFSSFNVISCVMIVLISYLCILIAILGMPSLEGRHKAFSTCASHLMAVTIFFGTILFMYLRPTSSYSMEQDKIVSVFYTVVIPMLNPLIYSLKNKDVKGALKKILEKHTL; from the coding sequence ATGATCAGATATATGAAAGAGGTTCAAGGCAGGAATCAAACTGAAGTGACAGAGTTTATCCTCTTAGGACTCTCGGACAATCCAGATCTACAGGTTGTCCTCTTTGGATTGTTTCTGTTAATCTATATGACAACTATGGTGGGTAATTTGGGGATGATCGCGTTGATTAAGGTTGATCCTCATCTCCACACCCCCATGTACTTCTTTCTCAGCAGCCTCTCTTTTGTTGATGCCTCCTACTCTTCTTCTGTTACTCCTAAGATGCTGGTGAACCTGGTGGCTGAGAATAAGGCCATTTCTTTTAATGGATGTGCTGCCCAGTTCTACTTctttggctccttcctggggactGAATGCTTCCTGTTGGCTATGATGGCTTACGACCGCTATGCAGCCATTTGGAATCCTCTCTTATACCCAGTTCTCATGTCTGGGAGAATATGCTTCTTGCTAGTAGCTACCTCATTCCTAGCAGGCTTTGGGAATGCAGCCATACACACAGGAATGACCTTCAGGTTGTCCTTCTGTGGCTCTAATCGGATCAATCATTTCTACTGTgacaccccacccctgctcaaACTCTCTTGCTCTGACACCCATGTCAATGGCATCGTGATCATGGCTTTCTCCAGTTTTAATGTCATCAGCTGTGTTATGATTGTCCTCATTTCCTACCTGTGTATCCTCATTGCCATCTTGGGAATGCCCTCATTAGAGGGTAGGCATAAAGCCTTTTCTACTTGTGCCTCCCATCTCATGGCAGTCACCATATTCTTTGGAACAATTCTCTTCATGTACTTGCGCCCAACATCTAGCTACTCAATGGAGCAGGACAAGattgtttctgtattttatacTGTAGTGATCCCTATGCTGAATCCCCTCATCTACAGTTTGAAAAATAAGGATGTAAAAGGGGCCCTAAAGAAAATCTTAGAGAAACACACACTGTAA
- the LOC103302317 gene encoding olfactory receptor 1020-like: MSNHSTVTEFILLGFSNHPELRCLLFMVFLVIYIITVFGNLGMIVLIIIDSRFHTPMYFFLSNLSLVDVCYSSVVAPNMLVNFWVENPVISFSECATQFFFFGSFAGIEGFLLAVMAYDRYVAICKPLLYTVTMSPHLNIMLVLATYLAGFINASIHTGFTFQLSFCHSNVINHFFCDTPPLLKLSCSDTRVNEIVIFAFASFNELSCLLTILISYLYILAAILRINSATGRHKAFSTCASHLMVVTIFFGTILFMYLRPSSSYSMDQDKVVSVFYTVVIPMLNPLIYSLRNKEVKASLGKILKTTSFYFCA; this comes from the coding sequence ATGAGCAACCATTCAACAGTGACTGAATTTATACTCCTGGGATTCAGCAATCATCCAGAGCTACGTTGTCTTCTTTTTATGGTGTTTCTAGTCATCTACATCATCACTGTGTTTGGAAATCTTGGCATGATCGTATTAATCATTATTGACTCACGTTTCCACACTCCAATGTACTTTTTTCTCAGCAACTTGTCCCTTGTTGATGTCTGTTATTCTTCTGTTGTTGCCCCTAATATGCTAGTGAATTTCTGGGTGGAGAATCCAGTCATTTCATTTAGTGAATGTGCCACACAATTCTTCTTTTTTGGTTCTTTTGCTGGTATTGAAGGCTTCCTGTTGGCTGTGATGGCTTATGACCGgtatgtggccatctgcaagcctcTTCTTTACACAGTCACTATGTCCCCTCATCTTAATATCATGCTGGTGTTGGCCACATATCTTGCAGGCTTTATAAATGCTTCCATTCACACTGGCTTCACCTTTCAACTGTCTTTCTGCCATTCAAATGTCATCAACCACTTTTTCTGTGACACTCCACCACTCCTGAAGCTCTCTTGTTCTGATACACGTGTCAACGAGATCGTCATTTTTGCTTTTGCCAGTTTTAATGAACTGAGCTGCCTTCTAACTATTCTCATTTCTTATCTCTACATCCTTGCTGCCATCCTGAGGATCAATTCTGCCACGGGGAGGCACAAAGCCTTCTCCACCTGTGCGTCCCACTTGATGGTGGTTACCATCTTCTTTGGCACAATCCTGTTCATGTACCTGCGCCCCAGCTCCAGTTACTCAATGGACCAGGACAAAGTGGTGTCTGTGTTTTACACAGTGGTCATCCCCATGTTAAATCCTCTCATCTATAGTCTGAGAAACAAGGAGGTCAAAGCTTCTttaggtaaaattttaaaaacaacctcTTTTTACTTCTGTGCTTAG